In one Hyphomicrobium sp. 99 genomic region, the following are encoded:
- a CDS encoding 2-hydroxychromene-2-carboxylate isomerase produces the protein MKPTVVFWYEFASTYSYLSAMRVEEMAAKADVAIDWKPFLLGPIFKSQGWDTSPFNIYPAKGRYMQRDIARTAAARGIPFQMPASFPANGLKAARLAIAARGQGADAAFTRAVFSAAFGKGLDISDDAVLADCLTTAGLEADDVRRLSGDQAVKSELRANTEEAQALGIFGAPSFSTPDGELFWGDDRLEQALEWARNRAPS, from the coding sequence ATGAAGCCAACAGTCGTTTTCTGGTACGAGTTCGCCTCGACCTACTCTTATTTGAGCGCGATGCGGGTCGAGGAGATGGCAGCGAAGGCTGATGTCGCCATTGATTGGAAGCCCTTTTTGCTTGGGCCGATCTTCAAATCGCAGGGTTGGGATACCTCGCCGTTCAACATTTATCCGGCGAAGGGCCGCTACATGCAGCGCGACATCGCGCGCACGGCGGCAGCGCGCGGCATTCCTTTTCAAATGCCGGCATCGTTTCCGGCCAACGGATTGAAAGCTGCGCGTCTTGCGATTGCGGCACGAGGCCAAGGTGCGGACGCAGCGTTCACCCGCGCTGTTTTTTCAGCTGCTTTCGGCAAGGGCTTGGACATATCCGATGACGCCGTATTGGCGGACTGCCTGACGACTGCCGGTCTCGAAGCCGACGACGTCCGACGGCTCAGTGGGGACCAGGCGGTCAAATCGGAGTTGCGCGCCAACACCGAGGAAGCGCAGGCGCTCGGGATATTCGGCGCGCCGAGCTTCAGCACTCCGGATGGCGAGTTGTTCTGGGGAGACGACCGGCTGGAACAGGCCTTGGAGTGGGCGAGAAATAGGGCTCCGTCTTGA
- a CDS encoding argininosuccinate synthase, with amino-acid sequence MSAAPKSVKKVVLAYSGGLDTSIILKWLQETYSAEVVTFTADLGQGEELEPARKKALMLGIKEENIFIEDLREEFVRDFVFPMFRANTVYEGVYLLGTSIARPLIAKKQIEIARKVGADAVCHGATGKGNDQVRFELGYYALEPGIKIIAPWREWTFKGREDLLEFARRNQIPVAKDKEGESPFSVDANLLHSSSEGKVLEDPAKKPPEVVYQRTISPMSAPDKVTTIKIGFEKGDPVSLDGKKLSPATLLKALNDLGRDNGIGRLDLVENRFVGMKSRGVYETPGGTILITAHRAIESLTLDRGAAHLKDEIMPRYAELIYNGFWFSPEREMLQALIDKSQENVEGEVTLELYKGNVIVIGRESAKSLYSPTLVTFEDDKGAYDQKDAEGFIKLNALRLRTLGLRNKN; translated from the coding sequence ATGAGCGCCGCGCCTAAATCCGTGAAAAAGGTCGTCCTCGCCTATTCCGGCGGATTGGACACTTCGATCATCCTCAAGTGGCTGCAGGAGACCTACAGCGCGGAAGTCGTGACGTTCACGGCCGATCTTGGCCAGGGCGAAGAGCTGGAGCCCGCCCGCAAGAAAGCCCTGATGCTCGGCATCAAGGAAGAAAACATCTTCATCGAAGACCTGCGCGAAGAATTCGTCCGTGACTTCGTCTTCCCGATGTTCCGCGCCAACACGGTTTACGAAGGCGTTTATCTCTTGGGAACGTCCATCGCCCGTCCGCTGATTGCGAAGAAGCAGATCGAGATCGCCCGCAAAGTCGGCGCCGACGCCGTCTGCCACGGCGCAACCGGCAAGGGCAACGATCAGGTGCGGTTCGAGCTCGGCTATTATGCGCTCGAACCCGGCATCAAGATCATCGCCCCCTGGCGCGAGTGGACGTTCAAGGGCCGCGAAGATCTTCTGGAGTTCGCGCGCAGGAATCAGATCCCCGTCGCCAAGGACAAGGAAGGCGAATCGCCCTTCTCGGTCGATGCCAACCTTCTGCACTCCTCGTCCGAAGGCAAAGTGCTCGAGGATCCGGCAAAGAAGCCGCCCGAGGTCGTCTACCAGCGCACCATTTCGCCGATGAGCGCCCCCGACAAGGTGACGACGATCAAGATCGGCTTTGAAAAGGGCGATCCCGTTTCGCTCGATGGCAAAAAGCTTTCGCCGGCGACCCTTCTGAAGGCCTTGAACGATCTCGGCCGCGACAACGGCATCGGCCGCCTCGATCTCGTCGAGAACCGCTTCGTCGGCATGAAATCGCGCGGCGTTTACGAGACGCCCGGCGGCACGATCCTGATCACTGCCCATCGCGCCATCGAAAGCCTGACGCTCGATCGCGGCGCGGCCCATCTCAAAGACGAGATCATGCCGCGTTACGCCGAACTCATCTACAATGGCTTCTGGTTCTCGCCGGAGCGCGAGATGTTGCAGGCACTGATCGACAAGAGCCAGGAGAACGTCGAAGGCGAAGTGACGCTCGAGCTTTACAAGGGCAACGTCATCGTCATCGGCCGCGAGAGCGCGAAGTCGCTCTATTCGCCGACGCTCGTGACATTCGAAGACGACAAGGGCGCTTACGACCAGAAGGACGCGGAAGGCTTCATCAAGCTCAACGCGTTGCGCTTGCGCACGCTCGGCCTGCGGAACAAGAACTAG
- a CDS encoding agmatine deiminase family protein: MKLAADGTPVVTPAEWAPQKAIWTAWPADPDEWGGDLETPRRDVAALIRALSVAGNKVRLLVNGDEAKTSALAALGDAAEVIPAKYGDIWLRDTGPIFARAGKDAVALRFKTNSWGGKYDLPDDATVGDNVAELAKTPIRRFDFVLEGGAVDHDGEGTILATQQTLLNPNRNGWTKEAAEQALRDAFGTKKVIWIDEGLKNDHTDGHIDNIARFVAPGRVVCQAPAGPDDPNAETLNAIATSLENATDAAGRKLEVVRIPGVGLYRNALGEISPASHMNFIIANDVVVVPIYGTATEAEALQALQVVFPTRAVVGVSSRGLLGCGLAGGGSFHCITQQEPL; this comes from the coding sequence ATGAAGCTTGCGGCGGACGGAACGCCCGTGGTGACGCCCGCCGAATGGGCGCCTCAGAAGGCGATTTGGACCGCGTGGCCGGCCGATCCCGACGAGTGGGGCGGCGACCTCGAGACGCCTCGTCGCGACGTGGCGGCACTGATCCGCGCGCTCAGCGTCGCCGGCAATAAGGTCCGCCTTCTCGTGAATGGCGACGAAGCCAAGACCTCGGCTCTCGCTGCACTCGGCGACGCCGCTGAAGTCATCCCCGCGAAGTACGGCGACATCTGGCTCCGCGATACGGGCCCTATCTTCGCGCGCGCAGGCAAGGACGCGGTCGCACTGCGGTTCAAGACGAACAGTTGGGGCGGCAAATACGATCTTCCCGACGACGCAACGGTCGGTGACAACGTTGCCGAGCTTGCGAAAACACCCATCCGCCGTTTCGACTTCGTGCTCGAAGGCGGCGCCGTTGATCATGATGGCGAGGGCACGATCCTCGCCACACAGCAGACCTTGCTCAACCCCAACCGCAATGGCTGGACGAAAGAAGCGGCCGAGCAGGCACTTCGCGATGCCTTCGGCACGAAGAAAGTCATCTGGATCGATGAAGGCCTGAAGAACGACCACACCGACGGGCACATCGACAACATCGCGCGTTTCGTCGCGCCGGGCCGCGTCGTCTGTCAGGCGCCCGCCGGTCCCGACGATCCGAACGCGGAAACGCTGAACGCGATCGCGACAAGTCTCGAGAACGCGACCGACGCGGCGGGCCGCAAGCTCGAAGTCGTTCGCATTCCGGGCGTCGGCCTCTACCGCAACGCGCTTGGCGAAATCTCGCCCGCGTCCCATATGAATTTCATCATCGCCAACGATGTCGTCGTTGTGCCGATCTATGGGACTGCAACCGAGGCCGAAGCGCTTCAGGCTTTGCAGGTTGTTTTTCCCACGCGCGCAGTTGTCGGCGTTTCGTCCCGTGGCTTGCTCGGCTGCGGATTGGCCGGCGGCGGATCATTCCATTGCATCACACAACAGGAGCCCCTGTAG